A genomic region of Micromonospora sp. NBC_01796 contains the following coding sequences:
- the rpoZ gene encoding DNA-directed RNA polymerase subunit omega, whose translation MGSIANPEGITNPPIDELLEKTTSKYALVIFAAKRARQVNAYYSQLGEGLLEYVGPLVETTPQEKPLSIAMREINAGLLTAEPTDQP comes from the coding sequence GTGGGTTCCATCGCCAATCCCGAAGGCATCACCAACCCTCCGATCGACGAGCTGCTGGAAAAGACCACCTCCAAGTACGCGCTGGTGATCTTCGCGGCCAAGCGGGCCCGCCAGGTCAACGCCTACTACAGCCAGCTCGGTGAGGGTCTGCTGGAGTACGTCGGACCCCTGGTCGAGACCACCCCGCAGGAGAAGCCGCTGTCGATCGCGATGCGCGAGATCAACGCGGGCCTGCTCACCGCCGAGCCGACCGACCAGCCGTAG
- the metK gene encoding methionine adenosyltransferase produces the protein MARRLFTSESVTEGHPDKIADQISDGILDALLTQDPRSRVAVETLITTGQVHVAGEVTTKAYADIPTIVRETILGIGYDSSKKGFDGASCGVSVSIGSQSPDIAQGVDSALELRSGSSESALDAQGAGDQGMMFGFACSETPELMPLPIALAHRLARRLASARKDGTIPYLRPDGKTQVTIEYDGLRPVRLNTVVVSSQHAADISLESLLTPDVREHVIAPELEELGLETEGYRLLVNPTGRFEIGGPMGDAGLTGRKIIVDTYGGYARHGGGAFSGKDPSKVDRSAAYATRWVAKNVVAAGLAERCEVQVAYAIGKAHPVSLFVETFGTENVPVERIEKAIGEVFDLRPAAIIRDLDLLRPIYQKTAAYGHFGRELPDLTWEGTDRAADLKSAAGA, from the coding sequence GTGGCACGCCGCCTGTTCACTTCCGAGTCGGTCACGGAAGGCCACCCGGACAAGATCGCTGACCAGATCAGCGACGGCATCCTTGACGCGCTGCTGACCCAGGACCCGCGCAGCCGGGTGGCGGTCGAGACCCTCATCACCACCGGTCAGGTGCACGTGGCGGGTGAGGTGACCACCAAGGCGTACGCCGACATCCCGACGATCGTCCGGGAGACGATTCTCGGGATCGGGTACGACTCGTCGAAGAAGGGTTTCGACGGGGCCTCCTGTGGTGTGAGCGTCTCCATCGGTTCCCAGTCGCCCGACATCGCGCAGGGCGTGGACAGCGCCCTCGAGCTGCGGTCGGGTTCCTCGGAGAGTGCGCTGGACGCGCAGGGTGCCGGTGACCAGGGCATGATGTTCGGCTTCGCCTGCTCCGAGACGCCCGAGCTGATGCCGCTGCCGATCGCGTTGGCGCACCGGCTGGCCCGCCGGCTCGCCTCGGCCCGCAAGGACGGGACGATCCCGTACCTGCGCCCGGACGGCAAGACCCAGGTCACCATCGAGTACGACGGGTTGCGCCCGGTCCGGCTGAACACGGTGGTCGTCTCCAGCCAGCACGCGGCGGACATCTCGCTGGAGTCGCTGCTGACCCCGGACGTACGCGAGCACGTCATAGCCCCGGAACTCGAGGAACTGGGCCTGGAGACCGAGGGTTACCGGCTGCTGGTGAACCCGACCGGGCGGTTCGAGATCGGCGGCCCGATGGGCGACGCGGGTCTGACCGGCCGGAAGATCATTGTGGACACCTACGGCGGTTACGCCCGGCACGGCGGCGGCGCGTTCTCCGGCAAGGACCCGTCGAAGGTCGACCGGTCGGCGGCGTACGCGACCCGGTGGGTGGCGAAGAACGTGGTGGCCGCAGGTCTGGCCGAGCGGTGCGAGGTGCAGGTCGCGTACGCGATCGGCAAGGCGCACCCGGTGAGCCTGTTCGTGGAGACCTTCGGCACGGAGAACGTCCCGGTGGAGCGGATCGAGAAGGCGATCGGTGAGGTCTTCGACCTGCGTCCGGCCGCGATCATCCGTGACCTCGACCTGCTCCGTCCGATCTACCAGAAGACCGCCGCGTACGGCCACTTCGGTCGTGAGCTGCCGGATCTGACCTGGGAGGGCACCGACCGTGCCGCCGACCTCAAGTCGGCCGCAGGAGCCTGA
- a CDS encoding adenosylmethionine--8-amino-7-oxononanoate transaminase, whose translation MTPAELLAADAAHVWHPYAPMPATTQPYLVTEAEGVRLRLADGRELVDGMSSWWAAIHGYRHPVLDAAVTGQLGRMSHVMFGGLTHGPAIELARNLVDLTPPGLEHVFLCDSGSVSVEVAVKMALQYQLGRGRPERHRLATWRGGYHGDTFQPMSVCDPEGGMHHLWRDVLPRQVFAPVPPAGFDAPVDEDYAAVLADQVARHAHELAAVIVEPVVQGAGGMRFHNPHYLRVLREVTAAHGVLLIFDEIATGFGRTGTFFAAEHAGATPDVICVGKALTGGYLSLAAALCTPEVARGIGAGGVLAHGPTFMGNPLACAVANASIGLLRAGNWAAEVARVQAGLRAGLEPLRGTPGVADVRVLGAIGVVQLDHEVDLPAATAAAVDRGVWLRPFRDLVYTMPPYVTDDEDLARIGAGVAAAVAAG comes from the coding sequence GTGACCCCTGCCGAGTTGCTCGCCGCCGACGCCGCGCACGTCTGGCACCCGTACGCGCCGATGCCCGCGACCACGCAGCCGTACCTCGTCACCGAGGCCGAGGGCGTACGCCTGCGGCTGGCCGACGGGCGTGAGCTGGTCGACGGGATGTCGTCGTGGTGGGCCGCGATCCACGGTTACCGGCATCCGGTCCTGGACGCCGCCGTCACCGGGCAACTCGGCCGGATGAGCCACGTGATGTTCGGTGGGCTGACCCACGGGCCGGCGATCGAGCTGGCCCGCAACCTGGTCGACCTCACCCCGCCCGGACTGGAGCACGTGTTCCTCTGCGACTCCGGCTCGGTCAGTGTCGAGGTGGCGGTCAAGATGGCCCTGCAGTACCAGCTCGGCCGGGGTCGCCCGGAGCGGCACCGGTTGGCCACCTGGCGCGGTGGTTACCACGGGGACACGTTCCAGCCGATGAGCGTCTGCGATCCCGAGGGCGGGATGCACCACCTCTGGCGGGACGTGTTGCCCCGGCAGGTGTTCGCGCCCGTACCGCCGGCCGGCTTCGACGCACCGGTGGACGAGGACTACGCGGCGGTGCTGGCCGACCAGGTCGCCCGGCACGCGCACGAGTTGGCGGCGGTCATCGTCGAGCCGGTGGTGCAGGGCGCCGGGGGCATGCGGTTCCACAATCCGCACTACCTACGGGTGTTGCGCGAGGTCACCGCCGCGCACGGGGTGTTACTCATTTTCGACGAGATCGCTACGGGTTTCGGTCGCACCGGTACGTTCTTCGCCGCCGAGCACGCGGGGGCCACCCCGGACGTGATCTGCGTCGGGAAGGCGCTCACCGGTGGCTACCTGAGCCTCGCGGCGGCGCTCTGCACACCGGAGGTGGCCCGGGGAATCGGGGCCGGTGGTGTGTTGGCGCACGGGCCGACGTTCATGGGGAACCCGCTCGCGTGTGCCGTCGCGAACGCCTCCATCGGGCTGCTGCGGGCCGGAAACTGGGCGGCGGAGGTGGCGAGGGTGCAGGCGGGTCTCCGGGCGGGTCTGGAGCCGTTGCGCGGCACGCCCGGCGTGGCCGACGTACGGGTGCTCGGCGCGATCGGTGTGGTGCAGCTCGACCACGAGGTCGACCTGCCGGCCGCGACCGCCGCAGCGGTGGACCGGGGGGTGTGGCTGCGCCCGTTCCGCGACCTGGTCTACACGATGCCGCCGTATGTGACCGACGACGAGGACCTGGCCCGGATCGGCGCGGGGGTGGCCGCCGCCGTCGCCGCGGGCTGA
- the pyrF gene encoding orotidine-5'-phosphate decarboxylase, which produces MESFGTRLHRAMAERGPLCVGIDPHGALLDRWGLPDDVTGLARFSETVAEALGDRVAVVKPQSAFYERFGSRGLEVLESTIRQLRDAGALVLLDVKRGDIGSTVSAYAAAYLDPSSPLYVDAITASPYLGVGSLAPMFDTAAAHGGGVFVLALTSNPEGPAVQHARGADGRTVAQTVIDEISQLNVGAEPLGSFGLVVGATIGETGHDLSRVHGPMLAPGLGAQGGSAADLRTVFGRDLTAVLPSYSREVLGHGPDRSALRAAADRALADCRAVLDRAGE; this is translated from the coding sequence ATGGAGAGCTTCGGGACGCGGCTGCACCGGGCGATGGCGGAGCGGGGGCCGCTCTGTGTGGGTATCGACCCGCACGGCGCGCTGCTGGACCGCTGGGGACTGCCCGACGACGTGACCGGGTTGGCGCGGTTCAGCGAGACGGTGGCCGAGGCACTGGGCGACCGGGTCGCAGTGGTGAAGCCGCAGTCGGCGTTCTACGAGCGCTTCGGGTCCCGAGGACTCGAGGTACTTGAGTCAACTATCCGACAGTTGAGAGATGCCGGAGCTCTTGTGCTTCTGGACGTCAAGCGTGGTGACATCGGCTCCACGGTGAGCGCGTACGCCGCCGCGTATCTCGATCCATCCAGTCCGCTGTATGTCGATGCGATCACCGCGAGTCCGTATCTGGGCGTCGGCTCGCTCGCGCCGATGTTCGACACGGCGGCGGCGCACGGCGGCGGCGTCTTCGTGCTCGCGCTCACCTCCAATCCGGAGGGTCCGGCCGTGCAACACGCCCGCGGCGCCGACGGCCGGACCGTCGCGCAAACCGTGATCGACGAGATTTCCCAGCTCAACGTGGGTGCCGAGCCGCTCGGAAGTTTCGGGCTGGTGGTCGGCGCGACGATCGGCGAGACCGGTCACGACCTGTCCCGCGTGCACGGCCCGATGCTCGCGCCCGGTCTCGGCGCCCAGGGCGGGAGCGCTGCCGACCTGCGTACGGTCTTCGGTCGGGACCTGACCGCGGTGCTGCCGTCGTACTCCCGCGAGGTGCTCGGGCACGGGCCGGACCGGTCCGCGCTGCGGGCCGCCGCGGACCGCGCGCTGGCCGATTGTCGGGCCGTACTCGACCGCGCCGGTGAGTGA
- the mihF gene encoding integration host factor, actinobacterial type — MPLPQLSPEQRAAALEKAAEIRKARAELKEQLKQGKTTLAAVLDRAEGDDVVGKLKVSAVLQAMPGIGKIRATQIMEKLKIADSRRLRGLGDQQRKALLGEFAAN, encoded by the coding sequence GTGCCGCTCCCCCAACTGAGCCCCGAACAGCGTGCAGCCGCGCTGGAGAAGGCTGCGGAGATCCGCAAAGCCCGTGCTGAGCTGAAGGAGCAGCTCAAGCAGGGCAAGACCACCCTCGCCGCCGTCCTCGACCGGGCGGAGGGCGACGACGTCGTCGGCAAGCTGAAGGTTTCGGCCGTCCTCCAGGCGATGCCGGGGATCGGCAAGATCCGGGCGACCCAGATCATGGAGAAGCTCAAGATCGCCGACAGCCGGCGTCTGCGCGGCCTGGGTGACCAGCAGCGCAAGGCACTGCTTGGTGAGTTCGCCGCCAACTAG
- a CDS encoding quinone-dependent dihydroorotate dehydrogenase → MIFERVVRPALFRLGGGDAETAHEWTLHRLAALSGRPAALAALRSAYAVAAPRRVFGLDFPNPVGLAAGMDKNGVALPAWPALGFGFVEVGTVTAHAQPGNPRPRLFRLPESTAVINRMGFNNEGAQALARRLAAGPGLRVPLGISLGKSKVTPLDDAVGDYVASYRALREHGDYFAVNVSSPNTPGLRALQDREHLDALLDALVGEKPVLVKIAPDLTEPAIAELLRVCLDRGAAGVIATNTTLGRGGLAAADEPRGTETGGLSGRPLTARAREVVSFVHRETGGALPVIGVGGIMDPDDANRLFDAGASLVQLYTGFIYRGPGLARAIARSARP, encoded by the coding sequence GTGATCTTCGAGCGGGTGGTCCGCCCCGCGCTGTTCCGGCTCGGCGGTGGTGATGCCGAGACGGCACACGAGTGGACCCTGCACCGGCTGGCCGCCCTCTCCGGGCGGCCGGCCGCGCTGGCCGCGCTCCGGTCCGCGTACGCGGTGGCGGCGCCGCGCCGGGTCTTCGGGTTGGACTTCCCCAACCCGGTCGGGCTGGCCGCCGGGATGGACAAGAACGGGGTGGCACTGCCGGCCTGGCCGGCGCTGGGCTTCGGTTTCGTCGAGGTCGGCACGGTCACCGCACACGCCCAGCCGGGCAATCCCCGGCCCCGGCTGTTCCGGCTGCCGGAGAGCACCGCGGTGATCAACCGGATGGGGTTCAACAACGAGGGGGCGCAGGCGTTGGCGCGGCGGCTGGCGGCCGGGCCGGGGCTGCGCGTACCGCTGGGCATCTCGCTGGGCAAGTCGAAGGTGACCCCGCTGGACGACGCGGTGGGCGACTACGTCGCCTCCTACCGGGCGCTGCGGGAGCACGGCGACTACTTCGCGGTCAACGTCTCCTCGCCGAACACCCCGGGCCTGCGCGCGTTGCAGGACCGGGAGCACCTCGACGCGCTGCTCGACGCCCTGGTGGGAGAGAAGCCGGTGCTGGTAAAGATCGCACCGGACCTCACCGAGCCGGCCATCGCCGAACTGCTGCGGGTCTGTCTCGACCGGGGGGCGGCGGGTGTCATCGCCACCAACACCACACTCGGCCGCGGCGGCCTCGCCGCCGCCGACGAACCCCGGGGTACGGAGACCGGTGGCCTGTCCGGTCGGCCGCTGACCGCACGGGCCCGGGAGGTGGTCTCCTTCGTCCACCGGGAGACCGGCGGGGCGCTGCCGGTGATCGGGGTCGGCGGGATCATGGATCCGGACGACGCGAACCGCCTCTTCGACGCCGGGGCGAGCCTGGTGCAGCTCTACACCGGCTTCATCTATCGCGGGCCGGGTCTGGCCCGCGCGATCGCGCGGTCGGCCCGGCCGTGA
- a CDS encoding guanylate kinase, producing MDDARPAARLTLLAGPAGAGKESVIELIRARSPVLWVSVPMTTRSRCPYEADGTRLFVDRDEFEALIAADELIEWDRYAGHLHGTPRQPVQTRLRAAQPVLLSLDLPGARRVRAAMPGSRLVYLVPPGVVPPAAQPHDGAEIDRVVVNDFVERAAEELVGLLGSSFLTPAQPRTSG from the coding sequence GTGGACGACGCGCGCCCGGCGGCTCGTCTCACGCTCCTTGCCGGTCCTGCCGGGGCCGGCAAGGAGAGCGTGATCGAGCTGATCCGGGCGCGTTCGCCCGTGTTGTGGGTATCGGTCCCGATGACCACCAGATCCCGTTGCCCGTACGAGGCCGACGGGACGCGTCTGTTCGTGGACCGGGACGAGTTCGAGGCGCTGATCGCCGCCGACGAACTGATCGAGTGGGACCGCTACGCCGGCCACCTGCACGGCACGCCGCGCCAGCCGGTCCAGACCCGGTTGCGGGCCGCCCAGCCGGTGCTGCTCAGTCTCGACCTGCCCGGCGCCCGGCGCGTACGGGCCGCGATGCCCGGGTCCCGTCTGGTGTACCTCGTCCCGCCGGGAGTGGTTCCGCCGGCCGCCCAACCGCACGACGGGGCGGAAATCGACCGGGTGGTGGTCAACGACTTCGTCGAGCGGGCAGCGGAGGAACTGGTAGGCTTGCTCGGTTCATCCTTTCTGACTCCGGCTCAGCCGCGTACCAGCGGTTGA
- the coaBC gene encoding bifunctional phosphopantothenoylcysteine decarboxylase/phosphopantothenate--cysteine ligase CoaBC, with protein sequence MPAQVVLGVGGGIAAYKACELLRLFTESGHDVRVVPTASALRFVGAPTWAALSGKPVADDVWAEVHEVPHVRIGKQADLVVVAPTTADLLAKVAHGLADDLLTNTLLTARCPVVLAPAMHTEMWEHPATVANVATLRARGVLVIEPASGRLTGADTGKGRLPDPAEIFAIARRTLSRGAVAPRDLTGRRVVITAGGTREPLDPVRFLGNRSSGKQGYAFARTATVRGAMVTVIAANVSLPDPAGVEVVRVSTTEELRKATLSAAADADVVVMAAAPADFRPATYADQKIKKTDDGTAPTIELVTNPDIAAELGDRRHAHQVLVAFAAETREAEPNARAKLARKKADLIVVNEVGRDKVFGADFNTAVVLGADGSRTVFPEQSKEDLADGVWDLVTTRLTVSS encoded by the coding sequence ATGCCCGCTCAGGTCGTTCTTGGCGTAGGCGGGGGCATTGCCGCGTACAAGGCCTGTGAACTGCTCCGGCTCTTCACCGAGTCGGGGCATGACGTCCGGGTCGTACCGACGGCCTCGGCCCTGCGTTTTGTCGGCGCCCCGACCTGGGCGGCGCTCTCCGGCAAGCCGGTCGCGGACGATGTCTGGGCCGAGGTGCACGAGGTCCCGCACGTCCGCATCGGTAAGCAGGCGGATCTCGTCGTGGTCGCACCGACCACCGCCGACCTGCTGGCCAAGGTCGCGCACGGGCTGGCCGACGACCTGCTCACCAACACGCTGCTGACCGCCCGTTGCCCGGTGGTCCTGGCGCCGGCGATGCACACCGAGATGTGGGAGCACCCGGCGACGGTGGCCAACGTGGCGACGCTGCGCGCTCGCGGCGTACTTGTCATCGAGCCCGCCAGCGGGCGGCTGACCGGCGCGGACACCGGCAAGGGTCGACTGCCCGACCCGGCGGAGATCTTCGCGATCGCCCGGCGGACGCTGAGCCGGGGGGCGGTGGCGCCGCGTGACCTGACCGGGCGTCGGGTGGTGATCACCGCCGGTGGCACCAGGGAACCGCTCGACCCGGTGCGATTCCTGGGCAACCGATCCTCGGGTAAACAGGGTTACGCCTTTGCCCGCACTGCTACTGTGCGTGGCGCTATGGTTACAGTGATTGCCGCCAACGTCTCGCTTCCCGACCCGGCCGGGGTGGAGGTGGTTCGCGTGTCCACCACGGAGGAACTGCGCAAGGCCACCCTCTCGGCGGCGGCGGACGCGGACGTGGTGGTGATGGCGGCGGCACCGGCGGACTTCCGCCCGGCGACGTACGCCGACCAGAAGATCAAAAAAACGGATGACGGTACGGCGCCCACCATCGAACTGGTCACCAACCCCGACATCGCCGCCGAACTCGGCGACCGGCGCCACGCCCACCAGGTACTGGTCGCCTTCGCCGCCGAGACCCGTGAGGCCGAGCCCAACGCACGGGCGAAGCTGGCGCGGAAGAAGGCGGATCTGATCGTGGTCAACGAGGTGGGGCGGGACAAGGTGTTCGGCGCCGACTTCAATACTGCGGTCGTGCTGGGCGCGGATGGATCCAGGACGGTTTTCCCGGAACAATCCAAGGAAGACCTCGCCGACGGCGTCTGGGACCTGGTAACAACGCGCTTAACCGTTTCGTCTTAA
- a CDS encoding primosomal protein N', translating into MDVPLAHLDRPFDYLVPSELAETARPGTRVRVRFAGQLVDGWLLERVESSTHDGRLTYLERLVSAERVLSPEIARLARAVADRYAGGLVDVLRLAVPPRHARVESQPAPARVTTDPSPTDVVVAAGVAPAGVAPSEVVADAAASPDVVPADATSPDVAPADVARPDVVAGDRPGRGWRDYPAGPGFLRALTDGRRPRAVWSALPGEEWAARFAEAAAATVRGGRGVVAVVADARDLDRLDAALTAELGTGRHVALSAALGPAKRYRAFLAAARGQVPVVIGTRAAMFAPVDRLGLVAIWDDGDDLHSEPRAPYPHAREVLLTRAQLGDAAVLVAGHARTAEAQLLVETGWAKEIVADRATVRARTPQVTPTGDDPQLARDPGAATARLPSLAWEAARAALRADLPVLVQVPRRGYLPSVSCANCRAPARCPHCAGPLALRSANAVPSCHWCGRVAAAYTCPECGGRRLRAAVVGARRTAEELGRAFAGVPVRTSGREEVLGEVPAEAGLVVATPGAEPLAAGGGYGAVLLLDSWALLTRADLRAAEEALRRWLTAAALARPAAAGGRVVLVADGALAPVQALLRWDPAWFAARELAERRELGFPPAARMASLTGVPDAVADLLAVTRLPAGAEVLGPVPAGEGQERMLVRVPRGRAGALAVALHEAAGVRTARKAGQAVRIQVDPLDLF; encoded by the coding sequence GTGGACGTGCCGCTGGCCCACCTGGACCGCCCGTTCGACTACCTGGTGCCCAGCGAACTCGCCGAGACGGCCCGGCCCGGGACGCGGGTCCGGGTCCGGTTCGCCGGCCAACTGGTCGACGGCTGGTTGCTGGAGCGGGTCGAGTCCTCCACGCACGACGGCCGGCTGACCTACCTCGAACGCCTCGTCTCGGCGGAACGGGTGCTCTCCCCGGAGATCGCCCGGCTGGCCCGGGCGGTCGCGGACCGGTACGCCGGTGGTCTGGTCGACGTGCTCCGGCTCGCCGTGCCACCCCGCCACGCCCGGGTCGAGTCGCAGCCCGCCCCCGCCCGGGTGACCACCGACCCGTCGCCGACCGACGTCGTGGTGGCCGCCGGAGTGGCGCCCGCGGGCGTGGCGCCATCCGAGGTGGTGGCGGATGCGGCGGCGTCACCCGACGTGGTGCCGGCGGACGCGACGAGCCCTGACGTGGCGCCGGCAGACGTGGCGCGGCCCGACGTGGTCGCGGGCGACCGACCCGGGCGGGGATGGCGGGACTATCCGGCCGGACCGGGGTTCCTGCGGGCACTCACCGACGGGCGACGCCCGCGTGCGGTCTGGTCGGCGCTGCCCGGGGAGGAGTGGGCGGCACGGTTCGCCGAGGCGGCCGCGGCCACCGTACGCGGTGGGCGGGGAGTGGTCGCGGTGGTCGCCGACGCCCGCGACCTCGACCGCCTCGACGCGGCGCTCACCGCCGAACTCGGCACCGGACGGCACGTCGCGCTCTCCGCGGCGCTCGGCCCGGCCAAGCGTTACCGGGCCTTCCTCGCCGCCGCGCGGGGACAGGTGCCGGTGGTGATCGGCACCCGGGCGGCGATGTTCGCCCCGGTCGACCGGCTCGGGCTGGTGGCGATCTGGGACGACGGCGACGACCTGCACTCCGAACCGCGCGCCCCGTACCCGCATGCCCGCGAGGTGCTGCTCACCCGTGCCCAACTCGGTGACGCGGCGGTCCTGGTGGCGGGGCACGCCCGGACCGCCGAGGCGCAACTGCTGGTCGAGACCGGTTGGGCGAAGGAGATCGTGGCCGACCGGGCGACGGTGCGGGCGCGTACGCCGCAGGTGACACCGACCGGTGACGACCCGCAACTGGCCCGGGATCCGGGGGCGGCGACCGCGCGGCTGCCGAGCCTGGCCTGGGAGGCGGCCCGGGCGGCGCTGCGGGCGGATCTGCCGGTGCTGGTCCAGGTGCCGCGTCGGGGGTACCTGCCCTCGGTCTCCTGCGCCAACTGCCGCGCTCCGGCCCGGTGCCCGCACTGCGCGGGGCCGCTCGCGCTGCGTTCGGCGAACGCCGTACCGAGCTGCCACTGGTGTGGGCGGGTCGCGGCGGCGTACACCTGCCCGGAGTGCGGGGGGCGGCGGCTGCGCGCGGCGGTGGTCGGCGCCCGGCGTACGGCGGAGGAACTGGGGCGGGCGTTCGCCGGCGTGCCCGTGCGGACCTCGGGTCGGGAGGAGGTGCTCGGCGAGGTGCCGGCGGAGGCCGGGCTGGTGGTGGCGACGCCCGGCGCCGAGCCGCTCGCGGCCGGCGGTGGGTACGGTGCGGTGCTGTTGCTGGACTCCTGGGCGCTGCTGACCCGGGCCGACCTGCGGGCCGCCGAGGAGGCGCTGCGGCGCTGGCTGACCGCTGCGGCGCTGGCCCGACCGGCGGCGGCCGGTGGCCGGGTGGTGCTGGTGGCCGACGGCGCGCTGGCGCCGGTGCAGGCGCTGCTGCGCTGGGATCCGGCCTGGTTCGCCGCCCGTGAGCTGGCCGAGCGGCGGGAGCTGGGCTTCCCGCCGGCGGCCCGGATGGCGAGCCTGACCGGGGTGCCCGACGCGGTCGCCGACCTGCTCGCGGTCACCCGGTTGCCGGCCGGGGCGGAGGTCCTCGGTCCGGTGCCGGCGGGGGAGGGGCAGGAGCGGATGCTGGTCCGGGTGCCCCGTGGCCGGGCCGGTGCGTTGGCGGTCGCGCTGCACGAGGCGGCCGGGGTACGCACCGCCCGCAAGGCCGGTCAGGCGGTACGGATCCAGGTCGATCCGCTGGATCTGTTCTGA